The region AAAAGCATTTTCCCGGTGGAAACCGCTATTGGCGGGTAACGAGCGCAAAAGCCGACCTCGGTGACAAACTACTGTACGAACCGAAAAAAGTCGACGGACGGTTAGATGAGAATGCCGACCATTTTGCCGAATTAGTGAAATCTACTCTGAAGAGCGCCGAAGCCAGTGGTATCGAAAATCCCATGATCTGCGCACCGTTCGATACCGAATTGTTTGGACACTGGTGGTTTGAGGGGATCCGCTGGATCGAGCGAGTGATTCGCAAATTGCAAAATACCAATGGTCAACCGGCGACCCTAAGCGATACCCAAGACCGGATGGTTGTTGCCAGCCGTATAACTTTACCGGAAGGGTCGTGGGGAGAAGGCGGATTCCATCACATCTGGTTGAATCAGGATACCGCTTGGACATGGGAGATCATCTACCAGTGCGAAGCGAAGATGCAGGAACTGACGGAAAAATACTCAAATGTGGAAAATCCCGAATTGCAGAAAGCACTGGCGCAGTTAGGTCGTGAGTTGTTGTTACTTGAATCTTCGGATTGGCAGTTTTTGATTTCAACAGTGTCTGCCCGGGATTACTCGGAAATGCGCTTCAATACGCACCATCGTGATTTTAACCGGATGGCGGAGATAGTCGAGTTACTTGCTGCAGGCAAGATTTTGGATGAAGATATCAGTTTACATTGGGAAGAAATCGCCGAACGGGATTCCTTGTTTGCTCATCTCAATCCAGCAGTTTGGTTGAAATAATAGGAGCTTGGCATGTCGGAACTACGTCACGATCCGATGCAGAAACGATGGATTATTATCGCATCGGAACGGATGGCACGTCCCCACGATTTTGTTCCCGATAAAGAAAAAATCGACGAGAAGGATTGGCAGTTTTGTCCGTTTTGTCCCGGTAACGAAGAACGGACGCCGCCGGAAATCTTTGCGGTACGACCGCCTGACTTGCCCGCCAACGGGCCCGGTTGGAACGTACGTGTCGTTCCCAATAAATTTCCCGCGCTGCAAATCGAAGGAAACCTCTCCCGCGAAGGAGTTGGATTATATGACAAACTTTCCGGTGTAGGCGCTCACGAAGTAATCATTGAGTCAACTTCTCATAGCGAGCACATGGCGGATATGAGTGTCGAGCGGGTTGCACAATTGGCAGAAATCTGGTCGAACCGGATCAGCGATTTGCGGCGTGACGCGCGTCTTCGGTATGCGATGTTGTTCCGAAACTTTGGCAGATCAGCCGGGGCGACCTTAAGTCATCCCCACTCGCAGATTATCGCAACTCCGGTAACTCCGAGAACGGTTTCAATGGAACTCGACGCCGCGAAAGAGCATTACGAACGGAAAGAACGTTGCCTCTATTGCGATATTCTGACGCAAGAGACAAGAGAAGGGGAACGCGTAATCGCCGATAATGGGGAGTTTGTTGCCCACTCGCCGTATGCTTCGCGCTTCCCGTTTGAAATTGCAATCGTGCCACGTCGTCACTCACACGACTTTACCGAAATGACGACATCCGAGCGGTTTTCCTTTGCCCGGATGTTGATCGATGTTCTGAAACGATTAAGGGTTGCATTAAACGATCCACCATATAACTTCCTGCTCCATACTGCGCCGAATACGATTGCACAAGAGCATCGCCGACAATACTGGAATACTTTGCGGATGGATTGGCATTGGCATGTCGAAATATTACCAAGACTAAATGCCGCCGCCGGATTTGAATGGGGATCAGGGATTCACATTAATCCGTTACCCCCGGAAATGGCAGCGGATTATCTCCGAAAAGCGAATATCTCGTAAAATTGTACTCAGCGGTTTTTCGCTCTACCTTTTTACGAATCAATTAGGGGATAAAGGAGTTTACAATGGCAGTTGAGTTTACCGACGCGAATTTCGATCAGGAAGTATTAAAAAGCGATTTACCGGTTGTGGTTGATTGCTGGGCGGCGTGGTGTGCACCGTGCCGGATGATTGCGCCGACCATCGAAGCATTGGCAGAGGAGTACAAGGGAAAAGTAAAAATCGGCAAACTCGATGTCGATTCGAATATGAACACCGCAATGAAGTACCAAATCAAATCGATTCCCACTTTGCTCTTTTTCAAGGGCGGTCGAGTCGTAAACTCTATGGTAGGCGCGCTTCCGAAGGAAACTTTGGTAAAGCACATCGAGAATTTGTAAATTAACATACACGCAGTAACCAATAAACAGGTTTTTGCGTAACACAGTTTTAGCGTCTTCGGGGATGGGTGCAATTCCCTATCGGCGGTATAGCCCGCGAGCGATTTCGATCGCATGAACCGGTGAAACTCCGGTGCCGACGGTCACAGTCCGGATGAAAGAAGATGCCAAATCCAACGCACGGAAGTACCGGAGCGTTGCGTTTGGGTATCGCATCTCAGTGGAAAAATCCCCGCAGCGCGCATATTGATATGGCTGCGGGTATTTTTTTATCGAAACGGCGGCATGAAACGAGTCACACCAGAAGAGTGGATTAGCGAAGCGTTGCGAATCGCACAACGCGGATTTGGGAAAGTTGGCCCGAATCCGATGGTTGGCGCGATTATCGTTAAAGACGACCGGCTGATCGCAAGCGGTGCCCACCAGAGATTTGGCGGACCACATGCCGAAGTGGTAGCTCTGAGGAAAGCGGGCGATAAGGCTCATGGCGCGACCCTCTACGTGACATTGGAACCGTGCTGCCACTTTGGAAAAACCCCCCCCTGTACCGATGCAATTTTAAAAGCTGGCATCGCAAAAGTTGTTTCGACCACCCGCGATCCCAATCCGTTAGTTTCCGGGAAGGGATTTTCGACACTTCGGAAAGCAGGAGTGGAAGTGGTCGAGGGAGTTAGCGAGACGGAAGCATTGGCTTTAAACCGGGCATACTTCAAACACGTTACCAGCGGTTTGCCTTATGTCATCGTGAAAATCGCCCAATCACTCGATGGGAAAATTGCGACATCGACGGGAAGCTCACAATGGATTACCGGTGAGAAGTCACGCAAATTCGTGCACCAGCTTCGTGCCTCGGTCGATGCCGTCATTGTCGGCATCGGCACAGTTCTCGCCGACGACCCGTTGCTGAATGTGCGGTTGGTCAGCGGTCATGATCCAGTACGAATCATTCTCGACAGTCATTTTCGGACTCCACCATCTGCAAACGTTTTTACCACAAAAGCCCCAGTGATGATTTGCGGGATTGCCGGAGCCGAACCTGCCCGACAAATCAAACTCAAGAAAGCCGGTGCGGAGATAATCGAACTGCCGGCTGCTGATGAGCGGGTAGGTTTACTGGATGTTTTGCGATTCGCCGCTTCGCAGGGAATCCACCGAATCCTTGTCGAAGGCGGGCGCGATATTGCCACCGCATTTCTCCGCAGCCGAATTGCCGATGAGCTGATAGTTGCAATTGCACCCAAGTTGATTGGCGCCGATGGGAGATCGGGTTTCGGTAACTTGGGCATCGAACAGATCGACGATGCGATTGGATTTGACCGGATTCATATTGAACGATTTGGCGACGATGTCCATTTACGACTACAGGTGAAACAATAACCATGTTTACCGGATTAATAGAAACGATTGGCACAGTGAAGAATTCCGTAAAGCGAAGCGGGAATCTTACACTCACGATTGCCACGCCGCTTGCGGCATCGTTGCGAATCGATCAATCGGTTGCGATTGATGGTGCCTGCCAAACCGTAATTGCGTGCGATGAACAGTCATTTCAAGTGATTGCTGTAACAGAGACTTTGGAACGTACCACATTAGGGAATTTGAAATCTGGTGTGACTGTTCATTTAGAACGAGCGATGGCTGTTGGCAGCCGATTCGATGGTCATATCGTACAAGGTCATATCGATGGAATTGCTACCGTTACCCGGATTGATCTACGGGAAGGTTCGCAATTGATCTGGTTGAAACCTCCAGTAGAATTTGCAAAGTACATCGTGGAAAAAGGATCAGTCGCTTTGTCGGGTGTAAGTTTCACCGTAGCGAAGAAGCATCGAACCGGTGAGTTTGCTATCTCGGTGATACCCCATACCCTAACCTATACAAATCTCACGGCGTGGCGAGCGGGAACGAAAGTGAATTTAGAGACCGATGTTATTGCGAAGTATGTCGAGTCGTTGTTTACGAAACAGACTTGAGGGTTGTCTGTATAGAACCGAAATTCTCGGTTCAATTGTAAGGGCGTAAGAAGCATGTTGGACAAAATTGAAGATGCGGTTGCCGATTTAGCCGCGGGAAAGTGCGTCATCGTTGTCGACGACGAAGAGCGGGAAAATGAAGGAGACTTTATCGCCGCTGCCGAAAAAATGACTCCCGAATTGATGAATATTTTCGTAAAGTATGGCCGTGGGTTAATCTGTGCACCGATGCACAAAACCTTTGCCGACCGTTTGAAACTGCCATTCATGGTCGAACCAGCGGCAAATAGCGCCTTGCATGGCACACCGTTTACTATTTCGGTCGATTTGATTCCAGGTTGCACAACCGGGATTTCGGTATACGATCGTTCAGCAACTGCTGTCGCTTTATCGAATCCGGAGACTCGAGTAGAAGACTTTGCTCGACCCGGACATGTGTTTCCGTTACGTGCCCATGAGGGCGGTGTGTTAAAGCGGGCAGGTCATACGGAAGCAACCGTTGATTTGGTTAGTATGGCGGGATTGCATCCAGTGGGCGTTCTTTGTGAAATCTTAGCCGACGATGGCACGATGGCGCGGCTTATTGAGTTAAAAGAACTTGCCAAAAAATTTGATCTCAAGATTGTAAGTGTTGCCGATTTGATCGAGTATCGTCAACGCACCGAGAAATTAATTCGCCGGGAAGTCGAAGTAAATTTGCCGACAAAATTTGGTAACTTTCGTTTGTTTCACTTTCGCTCGACCGTTGATGGATTAGATCACGTCGCAATTGTTAAGGGGAATGTCGAAACGACCGAACCAGTGCTTGTGCGAGTCCATAGCGAATGCTTAACCGGCGATGTTTTTGGCTCTGCGAGGTGTGATTGCGGGCCGCAATTGGAAGCCGCGCTCCGGCGAATTGAATTGGAAGGGCAAGGCGTTGTATTGTATATGCGTCAAGAAGGACGCGGTATTGGTCTCGGTCCCAAGCTAAAAGCGTACAAGTTGCAAGAGCAGGGACACGACACTGTCGAAGCGAATCGGTTGCTTGGCTTCGCCGATGATTTGCGCGATTATGGTATCGGAGCGCAAATTTTATACGATTTGGGGATACGCAAGATTCGCCTGATGACGAACAATCCTCGGAAAATTGTCGGTCTTCACGGTTACGGATTGGAAGTAGTCGAACGAGTCCCAATCGAAATCGTACCAAATGCATCGAATCTTTATTATCTCCAGACGAAACGCGATGAATTAGGTCATATGATCCTCACGGAAGAAAAGGACTGAGCTTGATGAATGTGATTGAAGGTAAGTACGTTGGCGAGAAGAAATCGTTTACAATTGTCGCTTCCCGTTTCAACGAATTTATCGTTGCCCGTTTGATCGAAGGGGCAGTGGATTGCCTTACTCGTCACGGTGTAACGGACGATGCAATCGAGTTAGTTCGTGTTCCCGGCGCATGGGAAATCCCCGGGGCAGCCAATGCGGTGTTAGGCCGTAAAAAGCTGCCTCATGCTGTGATTTGCCTCGGTGCCGTGATTCGTGGAGAGACCCCGCATTTCGACTTTGTCGCCGCGGAAGTCTCCAAAGGAATCGCCCAACTTGGATTGCATCATTCAATACCTGTGGTGTATGGGGTTGTTACTGCCGACAGCGTCGATCAAGCCATTGATCGAGCCGGTTCAAAGCAAGGCAATCGCGGCTGGGATGCTGCGCTTTCCGCCTTGGAACTTAGTGATCTGTATTCGCGCCTCAAGTAGTTGATTGCGCGAAGCAAACTTCGCTATCACCGTTCCGCGGCACGCCGAAACCCTTTGAACGGTTCCTGTTATTCATGGTCGCTCGCGAATCGTCACGAGGGTTAAATATGCGTTCCATTTTTGTCACGTTGCTTATTGTTGTTTCTGCTTTCGGATATAGTTGGCAAAACATTACCTCCGGCAATCGTCCATTTTTCAACGGAAATATCCGTTGGAATAATAACCCAATGGTTGCTTCCCGCGATACGCTGTTTGCTGCAACTCTGGGTGGGCTATTTTATCGGACACCACATCACGATAGAATGTGGACAGTGTCCGATGGGTATCTATCCACAAATAAGTTGTCGGCAATAACTACCGCTTCGGATGGTGGAGTGTGGGTAGGGGCAGTAGATGCCTCGATAACTCATATCAATCCGATGACCGGAAATGGGGAGCGAATCACTCTCCTACAAAATGAACCGGACATTTTTGAAATTCAGTTACTGCGGGAATTCAACCGGGTGCTCTTTGTCTCAACAGCTGCCGGAATTACTCGCGTTAGTTATCACCAGTC is a window of bacterium DNA encoding:
- a CDS encoding DUF1957 domain-containing protein — encoded protein: PLLGTDNAIRAQLRVGVETYKHHFGREPRGIWLPECAYRPGYKWTPPVGEDKTPRDRLGVEELLQEVGLRYFIVDSHLLEGGKPIGMYLARFEGLMKLWEQFEQSQPAGPVPLASPHEMHWVGDIDNKHPVGVFTRLPSTSLQVWSGEYGYPGDGNYLDFHKKHFPGGNRYWRVTSAKADLGDKLLYEPKKVDGRLDENADHFAELVKSTLKSAEASGIENPMICAPFDTELFGHWWFEGIRWIERVIRKLQNTNGQPATLSDTQDRMVVASRITLPEGSWGEGGFHHIWLNQDTAWTWEIIYQCEAKMQELTEKYSNVENPELQKALAQLGRELLLLESSDWQFLISTVSARDYSEMRFNTHHRDFNRMAEIVELLAAGKILDEDISLHWEEIAERDSLFAHLNPAVWLK
- a CDS encoding DUF4931 domain-containing protein; the protein is MSELRHDPMQKRWIIIASERMARPHDFVPDKEKIDEKDWQFCPFCPGNEERTPPEIFAVRPPDLPANGPGWNVRVVPNKFPALQIEGNLSREGVGLYDKLSGVGAHEVIIESTSHSEHMADMSVERVAQLAEIWSNRISDLRRDARLRYAMLFRNFGRSAGATLSHPHSQIIATPVTPRTVSMELDAAKEHYERKERCLYCDILTQETREGERVIADNGEFVAHSPYASRFPFEIAIVPRRHSHDFTEMTTSERFSFARMLIDVLKRLRVALNDPPYNFLLHTAPNTIAQEHRRQYWNTLRMDWHWHVEILPRLNAAAGFEWGSGIHINPLPPEMAADYLRKANIS
- the trxA gene encoding thioredoxin → MAVEFTDANFDQEVLKSDLPVVVDCWAAWCAPCRMIAPTIEALAEEYKGKVKIGKLDVDSNMNTAMKYQIKSIPTLLFFKGGRVVNSMVGALPKETLVKHIENL
- the ribD gene encoding bifunctional diaminohydroxyphosphoribosylaminopyrimidine deaminase/5-amino-6-(5-phosphoribosylamino)uracil reductase RibD — protein: MKRVTPEEWISEALRIAQRGFGKVGPNPMVGAIIVKDDRLIASGAHQRFGGPHAEVVALRKAGDKAHGATLYVTLEPCCHFGKTPPCTDAILKAGIAKVVSTTRDPNPLVSGKGFSTLRKAGVEVVEGVSETEALALNRAYFKHVTSGLPYVIVKIAQSLDGKIATSTGSSQWITGEKSRKFVHQLRASVDAVIVGIGTVLADDPLLNVRLVSGHDPVRIILDSHFRTPPSANVFTTKAPVMICGIAGAEPARQIKLKKAGAEIIELPAADERVGLLDVLRFAASQGIHRILVEGGRDIATAFLRSRIADELIVAIAPKLIGADGRSGFGNLGIEQIDDAIGFDRIHIERFGDDVHLRLQVKQ
- a CDS encoding riboflavin synthase, giving the protein MFTGLIETIGTVKNSVKRSGNLTLTIATPLAASLRIDQSVAIDGACQTVIACDEQSFQVIAVTETLERTTLGNLKSGVTVHLERAMAVGSRFDGHIVQGHIDGIATVTRIDLREGSQLIWLKPPVEFAKYIVEKGSVALSGVSFTVAKKHRTGEFAISVIPHTLTYTNLTAWRAGTKVNLETDVIAKYVESLFTKQT
- a CDS encoding bifunctional 3,4-dihydroxy-2-butanone-4-phosphate synthase/GTP cyclohydrolase II → MLDKIEDAVADLAAGKCVIVVDDEERENEGDFIAAAEKMTPELMNIFVKYGRGLICAPMHKTFADRLKLPFMVEPAANSALHGTPFTISVDLIPGCTTGISVYDRSATAVALSNPETRVEDFARPGHVFPLRAHEGGVLKRAGHTEATVDLVSMAGLHPVGVLCEILADDGTMARLIELKELAKKFDLKIVSVADLIEYRQRTEKLIRREVEVNLPTKFGNFRLFHFRSTVDGLDHVAIVKGNVETTEPVLVRVHSECLTGDVFGSARCDCGPQLEAALRRIELEGQGVVLYMRQEGRGIGLGPKLKAYKLQEQGHDTVEANRLLGFADDLRDYGIGAQILYDLGIRKIRLMTNNPRKIVGLHGYGLEVVERVPIEIVPNASNLYYLQTKRDELGHMILTEEKD
- the ribH gene encoding 6,7-dimethyl-8-ribityllumazine synthase, whose protein sequence is MNVIEGKYVGEKKSFTIVASRFNEFIVARLIEGAVDCLTRHGVTDDAIELVRVPGAWEIPGAANAVLGRKKLPHAVICLGAVIRGETPHFDFVAAEVSKGIAQLGLHHSIPVVYGVVTADSVDQAIDRAGSKQGNRGWDAALSALELSDLYSRLK